One Thermus sp. CCB_US3_UF1 DNA window includes the following coding sequences:
- a CDS encoding DUF6285 domain-containing protein: protein MDRPNLDELLEAVAEFLKGEVLPTLEDPRLHFQALVALNALGIARREVALGKALEAEDLGELGRLLGREGDREGLLRELAQRIRQGEAPEGTFSFLKAHVARKLRIASPKHLERYP, encoded by the coding sequence ATGGATAGGCCCAACCTGGACGAGCTTCTGGAGGCGGTGGCGGAGTTTTTGAAGGGGGAGGTTCTCCCCACCCTCGAGGACCCCAGGCTCCACTTCCAGGCCCTGGTGGCCCTCAACGCCCTGGGGATCGCCCGCCGGGAGGTGGCCCTGGGGAAGGCCCTGGAGGCGGAGGACCTCGGGGAGCTGGGGCGGCTTCTGGGCCGGGAAGGGGATCGGGAAGGGCTTCTTAGGGAGCTTGCCCAAAGGATCCGGCAGGGGGAGGCCCCCGAGGGGACCTTTTCCTTCCTGAAAGCCCACGTGGCCCGGAAGCTCCGGATCGCCAGCCCCAAGCACCTGGAGCGCTACCCGTGA
- a CDS encoding histidine phosphatase family protein codes for MRRRLLLLRHGEVDYFPGGRPIPPEGAGLTPRGRAQAEAVGQLLREVPLDLAVHTGLPRTEETLRIVLGGREVPVEAWPEFQEIRPGRLRDLPDPERAFREAFHPQDLSERFLGGEGYGEFLDRVLPAYGRLLARPWDTLLLVAHGGVIRALLSYALTGQRGFLPLEVHPCGLSVLDLGDRPLLRLHNLTPYELLPQTRLSTMEALWRAYLGEGG; via the coding sequence GTGAGGCGCAGGCTCCTCCTCCTGCGGCACGGGGAGGTGGACTACTTCCCTGGGGGGCGGCCCATACCCCCGGAAGGGGCCGGCCTCACCCCCAGGGGCCGGGCCCAGGCCGAGGCCGTGGGCCAGCTCCTTAGGGAGGTGCCCTTGGACCTGGCGGTGCACACCGGCCTGCCCCGCACGGAGGAGACCCTGCGGATCGTCCTGGGGGGGCGGGAGGTGCCCGTGGAGGCCTGGCCCGAGTTCCAGGAGATCCGCCCCGGCCGGCTCAGGGACCTCCCCGACCCCGAACGGGCCTTCCGGGAGGCCTTCCACCCCCAGGACCTCTCCGAGCGCTTCCTGGGCGGGGAGGGCTACGGGGAGTTCCTGGACCGGGTCCTGCCCGCCTACGGGCGGCTTTTGGCCCGGCCCTGGGACACCCTCCTCCTGGTGGCCCACGGCGGGGTGATCCGGGCCCTCCTCTCCTATGCCCTCACGGGCCAGCGGGGGTTCTTGCCCCTCGAGGTCCACCCCTGCGGCCTTTCCGTCCTGGACCTGGGGGACAGGCCCCTCCTGCGCCTGCACAACCTCACCCCCTACGAGCTCCTGCCCCAGACCCGCCTCTCCACCATGGAGGCCCTCTGGCGGGCTTACCTGGGGGAGGGGGGCTAG